ataaggcAGAATAGCTGGATACTCTgcaggcgaagacaccatcttcactatgTCGGAGCAGTCGGTGAGAAATATGAAGGATTGGTTATCCGCTCCAATCATACAACGCATAGCCCAAACAAGAGCTTCGAGCTTTGCATGAAGAGGGGAAGGCTACGACGAAAGTTGGCTGCTCCCATAGTGGGAACGTCGCCCAAGGGTAACGTACAAAACCATCCTCTACCCGCATAGCAATCCGtttctttccaagaaccataaaaaaacacatataactCGAGAGAGACCTGGGAACCCCTAATCCCCGGCTGCCACCTGGAACACCTGGATTTTCTGGGACTAATATCATGTCCTCGGACTGAGCCAGAGCCCATGTTTTTGCCTCATCCTCTGCTATCCGTAGGATCACAAGGGGATTCGAATCCAGATTACTGAAAAGTTTATCATTGCgggctttccaaatataccataaTAGCCAAGGAAAAACCTCATATGTTGGAACAGATTTAAAcctccagaaaaaaaaaatccatgttCGTGTAAACCGACTCCAAAGGAAAATACCCAGGCCCGTCGGAAACTGCGACAAAGCCCAAACCTGCTTGGCCGGCGGGCATTCGAAGAGGGTATGATTTATCGTCTCCTCCTGAAGTCCACAAAGTCCACACATAGCATCACCACTAATTCCACGCTTCCGCAGATTAGCGGTAACTGCCACACAACCCGAAAACACTTGCCACAAAAAATGACGAAGCTTCGGTGGACACCTAATTTTCCACACAAACGCCCGGAGAGGTGCGATGTCTGGTCCAAATACTGTCGGTTCAGTAGCCGACGTATTTGAACGAAGAACATGATAACCTGATTTGACCGAATACCTACCAGACGTAGTAAAATGCCAACCCAAAAAATCCGGTTTATCTGGTAGACGCAAAGGTATGGCAGAAATTATAGCAACATCTTCCGGTACAAACGTAGCCATAAGCTGAGCCATATCCCATGTATTAGAACTCCTGGTAATAAGATTTGAAACTGGAAGCAGAGGATCATAAGACGACCCTGTACTCagtgctggtctcggggattgagcagggATCCATGGATCAGTCCATACAGAAATGGAAGCACCAGAACCTACTCGTTTAATTAGTCCTTTGTTTACCAGAGAGGGAGCAGAAACTATACTCCGCCACCCATAAGACGGCGAgtaagatttaattggatccaacGAATCAGAATGTCGATAGTAGCGACCTTTAAACACCCGTGCAAATAGAGAATCGGGGACCGTAATCAGCCTCCAAAGCTGTTTGGCAAGCAGAGCCGTGTTATAGTCATCTAAACACCTGAAACCGAGTCCCCCATCATTTTTGATACAACACAACATATCCCAACCAATCCAATGCAGCCCCCTCATTTGGCCAGACAAACTCCACCAATATTTCAAGATAGCGCTAGTTAATTTCCTCGTTACCGTTTTTGGCAACTTAAAGCATGTCATCACAAAGGTAGGAATCGTCGTAGCTACTGATTTAATCATTACCTCCTTACCCCCTTTAGATAACAAACGAGCCGGCCAACCACTAGCCCGTGCCTGCAGCCTATCCTgaacaaatgaaaaaatttTCGTCTTAGAACCACCTAGACTCTCAGGAATACCTAAATACGAACTCATCCCACTCAGAGTTGTTATGCCCAAAAATCCCTTTAATTCCTCCCGAAATCCACTTTCCACTGTATGTCCAAATTGGACCGAGGATTTTTGGAAATTGATTTGCTGACCAGAAACCCTTTCATGTTGCTTAAGAATCCGCAACACCACCCCATATTGCTCCCTTGTAGCCTGACAGAAAAACaaactatcatccgcaaataacAAATGAGAGATAGCAGGACATGCATTGGAAACCCGTATACCAGTAATAAGCTTCGCCTCTTCTGCTCGCCGAAAATGAGCAATAAGCACCTTCGTACACAGAATAAAAAGATAGGGCGACAGCGGATCCCCTTGTCTCAACCCCCGATGAGGAACAATGGAGCCATGAGGATGGCCATTAATCAAGACCCTATATTGTACCGACGtcacacaccacataatccaagaGATCCATTTctcacaaaaaccaaacttcCTGAGCAGGTGTTCGACAAAATGCCATTCCACCCGATCataagccttactcatatccgttttgatgGCCATAAATTTCCCTTTACAAGAAGGATTAGTACGTAGCCCATGGAATATTTCCTGTGCGATCAAGATATTATCCAAAATAAGACGACCTGCCACAAATGCTGACTGTGTTTATGAAACCAGAGACGGGAGGAAAGGACGAAGTCGTTGACATAAAACCTTGGAAATGATTTTATATCCGACATTGCACAAACTGATAGGACGTAATTCTGTCATCCGGGTTGGTTTATCCACCTTCGGAATAAGACATATATTTGTCTCGTTTAACCGTCGATCAAAAACCCCTTCCTGGAGGAAGGAATTAACCAAAAAGACCAGATCTGCTTTAACTGTTCCCCATGCTTTCTGATAAAATAATGCCGTCATACCATCCGGACTTGGAGTTTTgtccggatgcatcataaacaatACCTGCTTAATCTCATACTAAGAAACTTCCCTCGTTAGAGTGTCACTTGTGGCCTGACTGACAGATGGACTAATCACACCAAGACTCTACTCAAAATCTGTGGGATCCGAAGAAGTGAAAAGCTCCTGAAAATAAGAAACTGCAATATTTTGGACCTCACTTTCCTCTGTCGACCAAGTGCCATGCTGATCATGAAGACCAACAATTCGATTCCGAACCCGACGCTGCTTTGTCTGAGCATGGAAATAGCTGGTATTACGATCACCGAATCTCATCCACCGACTCCTACTTTTTTTATACCAATACACCTCCTCATCCTGATACGCCTCCCGAAGCCTCCATGTGAGTTCTGCCAACTCCTCAACCGACGTACCATCATTCTCCTGTGCCACcgctaattttgattttaattccTCAATTGTCTCCTGCCTGTATGGTACCTGTGTCTTTCCCCACTGAGAAATGGCTCGGCGACAAGTAGTAATTTTGTCCACTAAAGAGATAGTCGAAAAACCGACCCCAGACCCCATCCCTCCGCAATGGCTCCGAAAAAACCTTCCTTATCAAGCCATCGTCGATCAAAGCGAAAACTGCTTCGCCCCTGACGGCGTTTTGCCTCAATAACGGCCAACACCGGTTTGTGATCCAATGCAATCATCGGTAAATAGTCCGTGAACGAATCAGTGAACAAATCATACCACTGTTCATTTGCTAAAGCCCGGTCCAACCGACACCGTATCGGTTTCTTATCGCGCCATCCTCTCCAAGAGAGACTATCACCCAAAGAGGGAAACTCCAGTAAGCCACAGTGTCAAATCATTGTATTAAAAGGCACAAAGTACGAAGGATGGCGTAACTTGCCACCCCTCTTCTCATGGTTGCCTTTtatttcattgaaatcaccaACCAGAAACCAGGGTTGATCTCTGGCCAAGCCAATTCGAATCAAACGTTCCCACACTAAATCGCAGTTTTTTGGAACCGGATagccataaacaaaagacaaataaattaattgGCCTTTATAAGTTATCTCCACATCAATTAGTCTATTGGactcaaataaaaaagaattattattaatattactaggactcagaccccgCGATGATGCGgaggaagtattttagaaaaaaaaatttaattatacattatgaaatcatttgaatgtaatataATGTATTTTGAATACATacacattaaacataaactgttaataaaaagtaaaaacacaaccatcaaaatgaaaatttataaacaaaaaatattataaaaaatagacGTAACTATgcaaaaacattgtttaaagtattataaatatataagatattttatgaagaattatggtaaagagttacaattaaaaaatcataatgacAAAGTGATGTTAGAGAATATTGAACTactggttgtaatgagtaaatgtaattttctattaaataattataattaaaaatgtatttaataatgagtgaaaatatataaaaaattgaaattaaaatacataacttttagaaacataataaaataaatttacaatataaaaacaGCTTTTTAAcgaaagttacgataaatagacgcaactgtaaattttgtagtaagttttataaaatttctatattgccataatcatttctaaaattttagttagattatagaataatattgaatatttgatattaatattcaaattatttaaattcaacataaaacggaaaatttgtttcaacaaacaatgatttgtaagttattgatgaagagagaATTATATTGaaagttcaaaatatatgaatatttaaatagacacacctattagaacgaaaagttgtgatgcaaaaatatgaataaaatatagtgaaaagacacaactctacaatgaacagatataatgaacagatacaactatttgagttaaaaaaaaaccaaaaaaacaatttttcacaaaaaatactacaaaaagtCGTAATTGTTGTTTGCATTTATTCAGAatgttattattacttttaaatattaaatattaaaatatttttaacaaaagttacgataaatatacgcaactgtaaattctatattaatttgtattaaatttctctattcttataatcattttttaaaatttagttagattataaaataactttgaatattagatattaatattcaattatttagatttaacataaaatgaaaaatttgtaaCTTGTTAGTTACtaagagacaaataaaaagagagatcagaagatatgactatttaaaGAGACACACGTCAATGACGTCACACACCTTTTCGGAcgaaagttgtgatgaaaaaacataaataaaatatagtgaaaagacacaactcaacaatgaacatatacaaccgtttgaatttaaaaaataaaaaaaaataaaaaaatttacgaaaatgtactacgaaaaatcgcaattgtctgcacttgattatacctaataatccatataaactgcatttaaatagaagacatctttattaccatattgaaaatatcaaattcaaaaactcaataaataatccatctaactgtTGGAAAAGAACTCTaagtattttcattaaatttatatatttaaaattaactaaaagttttaaattagatttatcattccaaaaatcttttgtcaAATCAATAATTGGAgggatttttttacttttgaaagaatgaatgctagagaataatttagaacgctgtaaaaactgttgagatttaaaatttatattattttgtttcatgacaaaaaatgaaaacagttcaaacatacaaatatatataaattttaaaagatatgaatattcgaataaacacaactttacaatgaacagttgcaactttacaaaaaaacggTAACAATGAACAGTCACAAtgttttgtaaaacacacaatttaaattttctatagatttttttggaaaattaccCTAAAGGTACGAATGAAAAAACACTAACTTTTGGTGGTATTTATttggattgctattatatatagattaatattattatcattGTAAAACAATGCCAAACCACCACTAGAACCAATAGGTTCAACTGTTTTTAAAGAtgaataaccaaaatgaccaaaCACAAggttccaaaaaaagaaaaatgttttcttgtttcaaacaaaaacaaaaaaatctagcCTATGCTTCCCCCATAAATCCCTGAGATACCCAACAGTGGCTTTATTGCCCAAcccctgacagttccagcttAAAATCTTCATTTGGTAATCTTCGGAATCGGTGGCTTAGTCCCACCCACAACACCCTTCCCCATTCCCATAGGTATCAGAGCAACAATGTCTCCATTCGGAGCAGAACCCTTGATAGCAGGTCGCTTACGAGGGGTACGCACATACACATTCAGTTTCTTGGAGCCCAAACCTTGTACCCCCATGAGTCCTTTCCCTTTACGTGCTTTCTCCCCAACAGTGGAGGATCCTGTTGCGACCACCACAGGAGGCGCAGCTGCCTCAACAGAATTAGTACCAGCATTAACTAGTTGCTCCCCAGAGAAAGACTCCTCCTCCCTACCATCACCATCCGTAtcagcagcttcttcttcctccgccaTATCCGCATCAACTTGCAAAGCGGAGGACTCCTCCACAACGGAACAAGAATCACCTCTCTCCTGAGCTTTCTCCACAACCACAGCAGGATCCACAACAATCTCCTGTACCACCGAAGCAACTGAGTCTCTGTTTGAGTCAGACTGCGTAGCAACACCGTCCTTATCTCCCTCCACAACACTAGATGCCGCAACTGATTCCCCTGGGACAACACCAGGAACAAGAACACCCAACTTCTCAATTACCTGCTCGGAGAGTGAAACCCCACCCGTAGTGTTCTCCGTAGCCTCCTCTTGAAACAGAGACTTACGAACCACCTTGCTAGACCGAGGAGCACCCACTGAATCCTCAACGACTGGTACACCTTCCTCCACCGTAATCTCTGGCTTATCCTCTGACCGTCTCGCAGCCTCTCAGAGATGTCTATGATCATTGTATTGCACATATGACTGGTATCTACGTTGCTTTGGCACCGGTTCCCCACCTGGAAGAGCAGAGCGCCTCTTCATCCCTCTATCACCGCTCCCCTCAGACGACCTCCTCCCATCAGCCTGAGTCCCCACACTACTCGACGAACCCCGAGACCCCACTTTAGCACCACCATCCGATCCAGGACCTCTCTGCCTCTCCGATCTGACTACACCCTTGTAGCTCTGATGACGCCGATGAGCATCCTCTCTAGGCAGGACTGGTGGGTTCAAGGTAGGCTCCTCTTCATGTCACATGTTAAAGCACTTCTGGCAAAAACCAAACAACCGCTCGTAGTGAAGAGAAACGATGGTTGCTTCACCGTTGAAAAACTCGATCTCCGTCTCAAAGCAAAGACATTTGAGACCATTCACTGTAACCTGAACTCTCCCTCCATCGATATCCACCTCCAATACAGTCCTGGGAGCCTCTCCAATGCTCCTGAAGGTTGGAGGAGCCCAAAACTGGAAAGGGACACCCATGACTCGAACCCAAAATGTCAAAGACGACGGATAGGAGGGATCCACCGTCGGACCATGGAGACCATCCAATGGTTAAAGTGAAACGGACTCATCTTCAAAACCTTGGTGATGTCTGCTTCCTCATCAAAGTAAAACTGGAACTTCCCCATACCCATATCTGCACCAACCACTCGACCCTCCAAATGCCAAATCCgagggaaaaaaagaagaagtgccTTCATGTCTTGCCTCCTCGGGTTCATGCATCTCCCTACCACCGTCTTGGAATAGCCCTCGATCAATGCCGTATTATCAAAATACGGGATCTTCACCTTCCTCTTCATCACAGATGAAGCCGAAATCATTGCATTCGAACCCTGACCCAATACCAGGCTTTGCGACATCACATCGAAAAAAGTAGCAGAAATCAAAAACCGAAAAACTCATTGGAATCACAAGAAGCCCCGAAAAGGAACAGAGAATAATGTGAGTGATGATTTCCCTGATGTGCGTGAATCGAACCTTTATACCCATCATCGAACCAAATCTGCAACAATAAAGCAGCAACGATATCAAAAGAGCTCCAATCAATCGTATCCCGCAGAAAATGGGATCTCCTCTCCACTGCAGCAATCAATATGGACAGAGCAAACCAGATCCTATCATTAAGACATATCAAATCCGTAACACGCCATTCAACCCCAGAATCCTCAGCAAACCCAATCATAGGAAGATACCAATCCTTCCTAATCCCTTGTTTGACCCCGAACCCAACAAAGCACCATAAATAAAGATCGCACAGCAGATCCAATATCCGTCTTGATCTCCACCAGATCTGACACCGCTCTTTCGTCCTCCAATAACCTAATCGTATCCCATAATTGAATAACAGATCCCGTGAACTGTATCCAACCACAGCACCACCGAATAGAATCCCAAACCAACCGCAATGAATCCTTAGAACACCAACCGATAAAACGCTCATAGTTAGGTCAAAACCCTAGAGCAATCGCCATCGCCATCGTCTCTCGCCCAcggttttttttcttcgataTTTGATTTTACTcaggttatatattaattagggtttttttttgttaactcagaGTAAATTCCCAGACTTATGGAGGGATCCGAGACTAATCTCTGGGGAGATGGTATCCCACGGGTAGAGTTCTCCCCGGTTTGCAAATGGGCCGTAAGCAATGGACCATACCCATGTGGCCAAAGAGATAAAGCTAGCAATTATGCTCTTTGGGGGGAATCAATTCCTAGCCTagaccaaattaattaattagggttttcgttGGTCGTTTTCAAGCTTTGGTACTTTTGGTTGTGAGATACTTGTGAGGAGTCGTTTTTAATGGGGAATGAAAAATTCACGTGGGTGATTAAGAATTTCTCATCTTTGCAATCTAGGTTCATTTATTCTGATGAATTTGTGATTGGTGGCTGCAAAtggtaagaagaagacaactttgttatatatctaatgtttttcttttctttttttttttcttctggctAGTATAGATTTTATGAGAACATCCTCACTCGTTTTTCTATGGTATTTTTGGTTGCAGGTGTCTCATTGTCTTTCCTCTGGGAATTCTCATTCCTAAGTATTTGTCTGTGTATCTAAAGGTAGCTGATTTTGAAACTTTGCCTTCTGGACGGAGAAGACACACAAGATTTAGCCTAACTCTCCGGTAAACTCTCCGCACGAGTAGGTGAGTTATATAAGGCTTTGGACTAATGAAAGttcgtattttttttattattattatatttctgttttgtgtttgtttttgagttaaactgacttatatcttttttttggtctacaGAAACAGAACAATGGTTTGATAAAAATCGTCCTCTCCGTGGGAATCCAGAAAGCCTTCTTCTTACCAGACTTAATGCCAAAGAAGGTGGATTTCTTGTGAATGATGAAGTCAAGATTATTGCGGAGGTTGATGTTCTTGAAGTTATTGGAAAATTAGATGTTTCAGAGGAATCTCAAGAGGTAAACCAACCTCTGAAAAGGATAAGGCTAaatggtgatggtggtggtgcgGTGTCTAGTCATTCTTATTCATCAGTAGATGTCAATGGGTTTCAAGTTCTTCCTTCACAGGTAACTTGTTCATAAAGAATTCACAACTTCTTTTCAGATGCGTTTTGTTTGATAGGCACttatttgattaattacttTATTACGTAACTATCAGTTTCAAACTCATGAGATTTATCATCTCCTTGTTTGTTGTTACTGTTTTGAATTTATCACTGGAACACATCTTAATACAGAGAAAATGTTGGGGAAAAAAATAGTATCTTTAAAGTATACCATTCAGTTTATGGATATGTATACAACTATACATATGAGTTTATGCGtttttcatccttttttttACAACTGCACGCGGAATCTGTGAAACTTATATTTGAAAAACACGGGACATAGCATTAGAGGTGCGAGTAAAGAACCAAAATATGAGGACATCATGTATAAATCTCCTACTCAACATAATCGAGACGTTGTGCCAGTCACTTCAAGACTTTTCCTTTGATGACTTAAGCCAAGCAGAGAAAGCATTAACATATCTGAAAGATTCGGGCTTTAAGGTTGATTGGTTAGAGCGTAAACTGGAGGAAGTAAAGGAAAAGAAGATGGAAGAGCTGTTTGGTAAGACTCGGATGCAAGAGTTAGAGGAAGAGCTCAAGGTCTTTAAGAAGAAGTGCTCAGAAATAGAAGCTCTactggagaaagagaaggaggaaCTGAACAACTTGAAGCTAAAGTGCTCAGAAACAGAAGCTCTGCTGGgaaaagagaagacaaagatgTTGGCCGCCGCCAGAGCTGCTCCTCTAACGTTGGATGATGTTGTCTGATGACTTAGGTTCTGCTAGGTGTTTTGTTCGTTTGAATCTAggttttaaaattaacaaagggAGCTACAGAGACTTCTGTTGGAAACTACTCTATTTTGGAAAGAGGTAATCTCTTTGCTTTTGAGAAACTTGAGACCTGAACTCGAGCAACGCTTTCTTATCGGTTTCATCAGTAAAAACATATGCATCAAGTAACATGAGAGCACTGAACAAACCaagtaaaaagaaacaatttcatATTTTGCAGGAAAGTGAGTACAAGGGAAGAACCAAATATGCAAATTGTGGTAGTAAGTAATGCAACTTATAGaggaaaaacatagaaaaagatgcaaatgatatttgttttcttaaatgaAGTCAAGTCAAGTAGTCCACTATCTCAAAAGCAAAACCATTTCACTAGAGTCTATAAGAAATGAGCCAATCGACGACAAGTTTAGTGTTTTATCACCTCCAAATTGTTATTTGCATTAACGTTGTAAAATTTCAAAGAGTAACCAGAGTTTCTTTTGACGTTTGCTTTCCCAAAGGAACTGACCATTTGGGAAAGTGACTAATGCCTGAACTGGAGAAAAATCACTCAGATTAGAAAGAAGGTTATACTTGGAAAATTTGTTCATGGATGTTGCAGTAACTATCATACCAAGCTCTAATATATGTCAATCAGATTAGCTAATATAAATAGAACAGAGAATCAAATCTGAATATATAAAACCATGGTCTATGAGAAAGCTGTTTagggaaaacaaaagtaattaagaaactaAAATGAATACCTATATGGTAGATCTGGCAATATATAGTCATTTGATTTCCAGGTAAATATATAACCATCTTTGGAATGAGATGGCAAAGTGAGGTATTGAAAAAGCTGAATAATATCAAGGTCTCGAAGATACCATACCGGCATCATAAATACACATTATTCATGCAAATGACATAGATGAGTACGAAAGAAGCCAGCACcaaaacaagaatcaagaacATCAGAGTTGTTAAATGTTTTGCcggaaaatataatataagaaagaCACTTATCCAAGTTCAAGAAGCCATAGTTTAATGACCAaaatgataaattgataatgatgATCAAATGATCTTCATCATCAGGAGACTGGATGAATCTGTGGGCAGCTTCAGTAANNNNNNNNNNNNNNNNNNNNNNNNNNNNNNNNNNNNNNNNNNNNNNNNNNNNNNNNNNNNNNNNNNNNNNNNNNNNNNNNNNNNNNNNNNNNNNNNNNNNNNNNNNNNNNNNNNNNNNNNNNNNNNNNNNNNNNNNNNNNNNNNNNNNNNNNNNNNNNNNNNNNNNNNNNNNNNNNNNNNNNNNNNNNNNNNNNNNNNNNNNNNNNNNNNNNNNNNNNNNNNNNNNNNNNNNNNNNNNNNNNNNNNNNNNNNNNNNNNNNNNNNNNNNNNNNNNNNNNNNNNNNNNNNNNNNNNNNNNNNNNNNNNNNNNNNNNNNNNNNNNNNNNNNNNNNNNNNNNNNNNNNNNNNNNNNNNNNNNNNNNNNNNNNNNNNNNNNNNNNNNNNNNNNNNNNNNNNNNNNNNNNNNNNNNNNNNNNNNNNNNNNNNNNNNNNNNNNNNNNNNNNNNNNNNNNNNNNNNNNNNNNNNNNNNNNNNNNNNNNNNNNNNNNNNNNNNNNNNNNNNNNNNNNNNNNNNNNNNNNNNNNNNNNNNNNNNNNNNNNNNNNNNNNNNNNNNNNNNNNNNNNNNNNNNNNNNNNNNNNNNNNNNNNNNNNNNNNNNNNNNNNNNNNNNNNNNNNNNNNNNNNNNNNNNNNNNNNNNNNNNNNNNNNNNNNNNNNNNNNNNNNNNNNNNNNNNNNNNNNNNNNNNNNNNNNNNNNNNNNNNNNNNNNNNNNNNNNNNNNNNNNNNNNNNNNNNNNNNNNNNNNNNNNNNNNNNNNNNNNNNNNNNNNNNNNNNNNNNNNNNNNNNNNNNNNNNNNNNNNNNNNNNNNNNNNNNNNNNNNNNNNNNNNNNNNNNNNNNNNNNNNNNNNNNNNNNNNNNNNNNNNNNNNNNNNNNNNNNNNNNNNNNNNNNNNNNNNNNNNNNNNNNNNNNNNNNNNNNNNNNNNNNNNNNNNNNNNNNNNNNNNNNNNNNNNNNNNNNNNNNNNNNNNNNNNNNNNNNNNNNNNNNNNNNNNNNNNNNNNNNNNNNNNNNNNNNNNNNNNNNNNNNNNNNNNNNNNNNNNNNNNNNNNNNNNNNNNNNNNNNNNNNNNNNNNNNNNNNNNNNNNNNNNNNNNNNNNNNNNNNNNNNNNNNNNNNNNNNNNNNNNNNNNNNNNNNNNNNNNNNNNNNNNNNNNNNNNNNNNNNNNNNNNNNNNNNNNNNNNNNNNNNNNNNNNNNNNNNNNNNNNNNNNNNNNNNNNNNNNNNNNNNNNNNNNNNNNNNNNNNNNNNNNNNNNNNNNNNNNNNNNNNNNNNNNNNNNNNNNNNNNNNNNNNNNNNNNNNNNNNNNNNNNNNNNNNNNNNNNNNNNNNNNNNNNNNNNNNNNNNNNNNNNNNNNNNNNNNNNNNNNNNNNNNNNNNNNNNNNNNNNNNNNNNNNNNNNNNNNNNNNNNNNNNNNNNNNNNNNNNNNNNNNNNNNNNNNNNNNNNNNNNNNNNNNNNNNNNNNNNNNNNNNNNNNNNNNNNNNNNNNNNNNNNNNNNNNNNNNNNNNNNNNNNNNNNNNNNNNNNNNNNNNNNNNNNNNNNNNNNNNNNNNNNNNNNNNNNNNNNNNNNNNNNNNNNNNNNNNNNNNNNNNNNNNNNNNNNNNNNNNNNNNNNNNNNNNNNNNNNNNNNNNNNNNNNNNNNNNNNNNNNNNNNNNNNNNNNNNNNNNNNNNNNNNNNNNNNNNNNNNNNNNNNNNNNNNNNNNNNNNNNNNNNNNNNNNNNNNNNNNNNNNNNNNNNNNNNNNNNNNNNNNNNNNNNNNNNNNNNNNNNNNNNNAGTACGAAAGAAGCCAGCACcaaaacaagaatcaagaacATCAGAGTTGTTAAATGTTTTGCcggaaaatataatataagaaagaCACTTATCCAAGTTCAAGAAGCCATAGTTTAATGACCAaaatgataaattgataatgatgATCAAATGATCTTCATCATCAGGAGACTGGATGAATCTGTGGGCAGCTTCAGTAAATCCTCTATGAGTTGCACCTTTTTGGAGTCAGCCACTGTCTTTAAAATGTAGACTTCCACCACTTGGAGGTGCTCCATCGTCAGTAATAAATGGCTGACGTGCTTCAGCTCGTTTTCAGTGCCTCCATAACATGAGATGCGCAACATTGttactttgttgtttgtggGAATGCGAATCCCATCGAACTCATGTGCATATGTGCAACGATCCAGACCCTAAGGTAACATGAGAGACtagtttaaattaatttcatgCCACAtgtagtcatatatatatatatatacatatatatctaaagtAGGATTTTGCTTCTTACCGAGAGGTACAAATTATTTAGGTTTGGAGAA
The Camelina sativa cultivar DH55 chromosome 6, Cs, whole genome shotgun sequence genome window above contains:
- the LOC109133305 gene encoding uncharacterized protein LOC109133305, giving the protein MAIKTDMSKAYDRVEWHFVEHLLRKFGFCEKWISWIMWCVTSVQYRVLINGHPHGSIVPHRGLRQGDPLSPYLFILCTKVLIAHFRRAEEAKLITGIRVSNACPAISHLLFADDSLFFCQATREQYGVVLRILKQHERVSGQQINFQKSSVQFGHTVESGFREELKGFLGITTLSGMSSYLGIPESLGGSKTKIFSFVQDRLQARASGWPARLLSKGGKEVMIKSVATTIPTFVMTCFKLPKTVTRKLTSAILKYWWSLSGQMRGLHWIGWDMLCCIKNDGGLGFRCLDDYNTALLAKQLWRLITVPDSLFARVFKGRYYRHSDSLDPIKSYSPSYGWRSIVSAPSLVNKGLIKRVGSGASISVWTDPWIPAQSPRPALSTGSSYDPLLPVSNLITRSSNTWDMAQLMATFVPEDVAIISAIPLRLPDKPDFLGWHFTTSGRYSVKSGYHVLRSNTSATEPTVFGPDIAPLRAFVWKIRCPPKLRHFLWQVFSGCVAVTANLRKRGISGDAMCGLCGLQEETINHTLFECPPAKQVWALSQFPTGLARNDKLFSNLDSNPLVILRIAEDEAKTWALAQSEDMILVPENPGVPGGSRGLGVPRSLSSYMCFFMVLGKKRIAMRVEDGFVRYPWATFPLWEQPTFVVAFPSSCKARSSCLGYALYDWSG